In one window of Cynocephalus volans isolate mCynVol1 chromosome 6, mCynVol1.pri, whole genome shotgun sequence DNA:
- the LOC134380260 gene encoding phosphatidylinositol N-acetylglucosaminyltransferase subunit Y-like has product MFLSLPTLTVLIPLVSLAGLFYSASVEENFPQGCTSSTSLCFYSLLLPITIPVYVFFHLWTWMGIKLFRHN; this is encoded by the coding sequence ATGTTTCTGTCTCTTCCTACGTTGACTGTTCTTATTCCACTGGTCTCTTTAGCAGGACTGTTCTACTCAGCCTCTGTGGAAGAAAACTTCCCACAGGGCTGCACTAGCTCAACCAGCCTTTGCTTTTACAGTCTGCTCTTGCCGATTACCATACCAGTGTATGTGTTCTTCCATCTTTGGACTTGGATGGGTATTAAACTCTTCAGGCATAATTAG